Proteins encoded by one window of Halobacteriovorax sp. GB3:
- a CDS encoding RimK family protein, with translation MKENESTQLFIILDDLSKWNPYYPTDQVISAQDYLFSKKYRDLKKAQVINLCIDSSYLSLGHYCSMIAEARGHKSLPSIKTMNDLSVKSLYIGDVDHLSHRVDNALKELVSDGTKSFNLLSVFGQVENKKLNSITKEIFQIFPVPLLEIEFEFNEMSWAIQSLKIVSLNKLDPKMEDFFASKIDHFSNKLWRTPKSRKKYVCDLGILITKDEQLPPSDEKALKKFEKACKKLDVFCEFITEEDLPRINEFDALFVRTTTSISNFTYNFVKNAEIEGLVTIDDSDSIVKCTNKIFINNSLEKKKIKTIPGSYIIKDKEEELQEIIDNYGFPLICKIPDGSFSLGVKKADNKEQLEDILNEMFSHSSLVLVQKFMKTIYDWRIGVLNNEPIYACKYYMSQGHWQIYNHSKGINNRSFSGKSETLPLYEVPREVIKAALDSTSIIGNGLYGVDLKEDADGNVYIVEINDNPNIDSGIEDKVEKDLLYEKIIQTFINRVCDDKFKRSNTRLV, from the coding sequence ATGAAAGAAAACGAATCAACTCAGCTTTTTATTATATTAGATGATTTAAGCAAATGGAATCCATATTATCCTACTGACCAGGTTATTTCTGCACAGGATTATCTCTTTTCTAAGAAATACCGAGACTTGAAAAAGGCCCAGGTCATTAATCTTTGTATTGATTCCAGTTATCTTTCTCTTGGCCACTATTGTTCTATGATCGCAGAGGCCAGAGGACACAAATCACTACCTTCAATTAAAACAATGAATGATCTTAGTGTGAAATCTCTCTATATTGGAGATGTTGATCATTTATCCCATAGAGTTGATAACGCTTTAAAAGAACTTGTTTCTGATGGAACAAAGTCATTTAATCTTTTGTCTGTCTTTGGTCAGGTTGAAAATAAGAAGCTTAATTCAATAACAAAAGAGATTTTTCAAATTTTTCCAGTTCCTCTGCTAGAAATTGAATTCGAGTTTAATGAGATGAGCTGGGCGATTCAATCTTTGAAAATTGTTTCTTTAAATAAGCTTGATCCTAAGATGGAAGACTTCTTCGCATCAAAAATTGATCACTTTAGTAATAAACTTTGGCGTACTCCAAAGAGTAGAAAGAAATATGTTTGCGATCTTGGAATTCTCATTACTAAAGATGAACAATTGCCACCATCTGATGAAAAGGCCTTAAAGAAATTTGAGAAGGCCTGCAAAAAGCTTGATGTTTTTTGTGAGTTTATCACAGAAGAGGATCTCCCTCGAATAAATGAATTCGATGCTCTCTTTGTTAGAACAACAACTTCTATTAGTAATTTTACTTATAATTTCGTAAAGAATGCAGAAATTGAAGGGCTTGTCACAATAGATGATTCGGATTCTATTGTTAAATGTACAAATAAAATTTTCATCAATAATAGTCTCGAGAAAAAGAAAATTAAAACGATTCCTGGTTCTTATATCATCAAAGATAAAGAGGAGGAATTACAAGAGATTATCGATAACTACGGTTTTCCTCTCATTTGTAAAATTCCTGATGGCTCTTTTTCTTTAGGTGTAAAAAAAGCTGATAATAAAGAACAGTTAGAAGATATCTTAAATGAAATGTTCTCTCATTCCTCTTTAGTTCTGGTTCAGAAATTTATGAAGACAATTTACGATTGGAGAATTGGCGTTTTAAATAATGAACCAATATATGCTTGTAAGTATTATATGAGTCAGGGACACTGGCAGATTTACAATCATAGTAAGGGAATAAACAATCGAAGTTTTTCAGGGAAGTCGGAAACTCTTCCACTTTATGAAGTTCCTAGAGAGGTCATTAAAGCCGCCCTCGATTCAACGAGCATAATAGGAAATGGACTTTATGGAGTCGATTTAAAAGAAGATGCTGATGGAAATGTCTATATCGTAGAGATTAATGACAACCCAAATATTGATTCAGGAATCGAAGATAAGGTAGAGAAAGATCTTCTCTATGAGAAGATCATTCAGACATTTATTAATCGAGTATGTGATGATAAATTTAAGAGATCAAATACTCGTTTAGTTTAG
- a CDS encoding GNAT family N-acetyltransferase/peptidase C39 family protein, protein MIDPKLIFRKAKQHDLDELIRLEEMCFTGDRLSRKSFLSFIKNSKDDLIVVESDNSILGYALTLYKKGSSLARLYSIAISPNHSGLGIGKQLLDFIETCARKRKAAYMRLEVASKNLAAQGLYQKMGYYLFNIKKGYYESNDDALCFEKKLTSSPNRELRDVQYYPQTTEFTCGPSSLMMAMSTFDSTLKLSQRLELQLWREATTIFMLSGHGGCGPRGLALAAAKRGFEVDIFISTKDYLFINSVRSEKKREVMKLVQNDFDEQLKQYDVSVKTKKVSFDLVSKIIKDGGIPLVLISSYLLTGTKTPHWIVISGADDHFIYFHDPDLDEGHSSLENEHIPIRKDEFNKVCKYGSSALQSIVVLRKKGN, encoded by the coding sequence ATGATAGATCCAAAGCTAATTTTCCGCAAGGCTAAACAGCATGATCTTGATGAACTCATACGTTTAGAAGAAATGTGCTTTACTGGAGACCGTCTCTCTAGAAAAAGCTTTTTATCCTTCATAAAGAATTCCAAAGACGATCTTATTGTTGTTGAGTCAGACAATTCGATTCTTGGCTATGCACTAACTTTATATAAGAAAGGCTCCTCTTTAGCTCGTCTCTACTCTATTGCCATTTCTCCCAATCATTCGGGCCTAGGAATAGGTAAACAACTTCTCGATTTTATTGAAACTTGTGCAAGAAAAAGAAAGGCTGCCTATATGAGACTGGAGGTAGCCTCGAAAAACCTCGCGGCACAAGGACTATATCAAAAGATGGGTTATTATCTTTTTAATATTAAAAAAGGATATTATGAATCCAATGACGACGCTCTATGCTTTGAGAAAAAGTTAACTTCTTCTCCAAATAGGGAACTTCGAGATGTTCAATACTACCCTCAAACTACAGAGTTCACTTGCGGACCATCCTCTTTAATGATGGCCATGAGTACTTTTGATAGTACTCTTAAATTAAGCCAGCGCCTAGAGCTTCAGCTATGGAGAGAGGCAACGACAATTTTTATGCTTAGTGGCCACGGTGGCTGCGGACCAAGAGGTCTTGCTCTAGCGGCAGCAAAGCGAGGCTTTGAAGTCGATATTTTTATCAGCACGAAAGACTATCTCTTTATCAATAGCGTTCGAAGTGAAAAGAAAAGAGAGGTCATGAAACTCGTTCAAAATGACTTTGATGAGCAACTCAAACAATATGACGTTTCAGTGAAAACAAAGAAGGTAAGCTTTGATCTCGTCTCAAAGATCATCAAAGATGGTGGAATCCCTCTCGTTTTAATTTCATCTTATCTGCTAACCGGAACAAAGACTCCACATTGGATTGTCATCTCTGGTGCCGATGATCATTTCATCTATTTTCATGATCCAGATTTAGATGAAGGTCATTCTAGTTTAGAGAATGAGCATATTCCGATTCGTAAAGATGAGTTCAACAAGGTATGTAAGTATGGCTCTTCGGCGCTACAATCTATCGTTGTTCTAAGAAAAAAGGGAAATTAA